One part of the Anopheles coustani chromosome 2, idAnoCousDA_361_x.2, whole genome shotgun sequence genome encodes these proteins:
- the LOC131264330 gene encoding S-methyl-5'-thioadenosine phosphorylase, which produces MGSKVKIGIIGGSGLDDSQIIENRTERVVNTHFGIPSDVLIEGKIAGVDCVLLARHGRNHSIMPSNVNYRANIWALKTLGCTHVIVSTATGSLKEEIHPGDIIIPDNFIDRTTKRVQTFYDGNELLVGVCHIPMEPAFCNRTRDVLIETANGIGLAVHPKGTVVTIEGPRFSSKGESNLFRQWGSDLVNMTLVPEVVLAKEAGLCYAAIAMATDYDCWREAGEDVNVKDVMATFKKNVTKVTELITNAIPKIAALDWTETIEELAKTVNTSIMLPHSN; this is translated from the exons ATGGGTTCTAAAGTAAAG ATCGGAATCATCGGTGGATCAGGACTTGACGACAGTCAAATAATAGAAAACCGTACAGAACGCGTGGTTAACACACACTTCGGTATTCCCTCGGATGTGCTGATTGAGGGCAAAATAGCCGGGGTTGACTGCGTTCTGCTAGCACGGCACGGAAGGAACCATTCCATCATGCCATCCAATGTTAACTACCGGGCTAACATTTGGGCCCTGAAGACCCTGGGCTGCACGCATGTGATTGTGTCAACGGCTACGGGATCTTTGAAGGAAGAAATTCATCCGGGTGATATCATTATTCCGGATAATTTTATCGATCGTACCACGAAACGGGTACAGACGTTCTACGATGGCAATGAACTGCTGGTAGGAGTCTGCCATATACCGATGGAACCGGCGTTCTGTAATCGTACGCGCGACGTGCTTATCGAAACGGCCAACGGCATCGGGCTTGCAGTGCACCCGAAAGGAACTGTTGTGACAATTGAAGGGCCACGATTTTCGAGCAAAGGCGAAAGCAACCTTTTTCGCCAGTGGGGTTCCGATCTGGTGAACATGACGCTTGTTCCGGAAGTGGTGCTGGCAAAGGAAGCGGGCCTCTGCTATGCTGCTATTGCCATGGCAACCGATTACGACTGCTGGAGAGAAGCGGGCGAAGATGTAAACGTGAAGGATGTTATGGCAACGTTCAAGAAGAACGTTACCAAAGTAACGGAATTGATTACCAATGCTATACCGAAGATAGCCGCACTGGATTGGACAGAGACAATCGAGGAGCTAGCGAAGACGGTCAACACTAGTATAATGCTACCACATTCCAACTAA
- the LOC131264336 gene encoding transmembrane protein 18, whose protein sequence is MVEPNWIEINEIKGFVTFLASIDWYDPWLIGLIAFHVCITSTALLTRNCGNFQVFLFFVLLLLVYFSESINEYAAINWRIFSKQQYFDDKGLFISVVFSVPILLNCMLMVGSWLYQSTQLMTRLKTAQLKQQIRQSNSRLRLTDEKDE, encoded by the exons ATGGTTGAACCAAATTGGATAGAAATCAACGAAATTAAAGGATTCGTAACATTTCTAGCAAGT ATCGATTGGTACGATCCATGGTTGATTGGACTGATAGCCTTCCATGTGTGCATCACCTCAACGGCATTGCTGACGAGAAACTGTGGCAACTTTcaggtgtttttattttttgtactgT TACTGCTGGTGTACTTCTCCGAAAGCATCAACGAGTACGCGGCGATCAATTGGAGGATTTTCTCAAAGCAGCAGTACTTCGACGATAAAGGACTTTTTATATCCGTTGTATTTTCCGTGCCAATTTTACTAAACTGCATGCTGATGGTA GGAAGCTGGCTATATCAATCGACACAGCTGATGACCCGCCTAAAAACAGCCCAACTCAAGCAACAAATCCGACAGTCCAACAGCAGATTACGGTTAACCGACGAGAAAGACGAGTGA